A genomic stretch from Candidatus Thiothrix anitrata includes:
- a CDS encoding IS30 family transposase, with the protein MTYTHLTSEERYYIETRHKMKESESTIALALGRSQSTIHRELTRNRGQRGYRHKQAHAKAQQRHVEKPKVVKLTPELAGNIGTLLEEQQWSPEQISGRLKADGKASVCHETIYQHVLKDKRAGGKLYLNLRRHAKKYRKRYGSGTGSVKGIPNRVDIEERPEVANQRERLGDWEADTMIGKSHKGALVTLDERKSKLRLALPVANKTAEAVTSSIISLLSGFKDYVHTLTFDNGKEFAKHEQVAQAIGCETYFAKPYHSWERGQNENANGLLRQYFPKAMGLLDVTTRQVVEAVHKLNNRPRKCLGFKTPYEVFRELSGMDAEKLVGYALIT; encoded by the coding sequence ATGACTTACACACACCTTACCTCTGAGGAGAGGTATTATATCGAAACACGGCACAAGATGAAGGAGTCGGAGTCAACAATAGCCCTCGCCTTGGGGCGCAGCCAATCGACGATCCACCGTGAACTGACCCGCAACCGAGGGCAACGCGGCTACCGGCACAAACAAGCGCACGCCAAAGCACAGCAACGGCATGTTGAGAAGCCCAAGGTGGTCAAGTTGACCCCAGAGCTGGCGGGCAACATTGGTACATTGTTGGAAGAACAGCAGTGGAGTCCAGAGCAAATCAGTGGCAGGCTGAAAGCCGATGGTAAAGCGAGTGTTTGCCATGAAACCATCTACCAGCACGTGCTGAAGGATAAGCGTGCGGGCGGTAAGCTATACCTGAACCTGCGCCGTCATGCGAAGAAATACCGCAAACGTTATGGTAGTGGCACTGGCAGTGTCAAAGGCATCCCTAACCGGGTGGACATTGAGGAACGCCCGGAAGTCGCCAACCAGCGTGAACGGCTGGGCGACTGGGAAGCGGACACCATGATTGGCAAGAGTCACAAAGGCGCACTGGTGACGCTGGACGAACGCAAATCCAAGCTACGCCTAGCTCTACCGGTGGCAAACAAGACCGCAGAGGCAGTGACCAGCAGCATTATTAGCTTACTGTCCGGCTTCAAGGATTACGTACACACGCTCACCTTCGATAACGGCAAGGAGTTTGCCAAACATGAGCAAGTTGCCCAAGCCATTGGGTGCGAAACGTATTTCGCCAAGCCCTACCATTCGTGGGAGCGTGGGCAAAATGAGAATGCCAATGGGCTGTTACGCCAATACTTCCCCAAGGCAATGGGGCTATTGGACGTGACCACCCGACAGGTAGTTGAGGCTGTGCATAAACTCAACAACAGACCAAGGAAGTGTCTGGGGTTCAAGACACCTTACGAGGTGTTCCGCGAGCTATCCGGCATGGATGCTGAAAAGTTGGTGGGTTATGCACTTATTACTTGA
- a CDS encoding ATP-binding protein → MKRFYTNILQNELLGQRQMLFVSGSRQVGKTTLAKAIVEQQHGQYYNWDNRQHRQWILESVSNMSNATLLNQMGVHELHDQRAVVVFDELHKYKDWKNYLKGLFDLYEQQLAVLATGSARMDIFRKGGDSLMGRYFHYRMHPLSLREISAPFVAGQLLQDPHKPEPTALEQLRRFGGFPEPFLKADTRFYNRWQQLRQQQLIQEDIRDTNTVQDIAHLDVLATLLREQCGQVVRYSSLANQINVSVDTIRRWVTLLESFYYAFRVTPWFNNLASALRKEPKIYLWDWSQVKDIGAKNENLIASHLLKAVHWWTDHGLGDYQLHYLRTKDQKEVDFLISRDNQPWLLVEVKSSANQPLNKHLGWFQEQLGAEHALQVVMDMPYVEADCFAVGKPVKVPVETLLMRLV, encoded by the coding sequence ATGAAACGCTTTTATACCAATATCTTACAAAACGAACTGCTGGGACAGCGGCAAATGCTGTTTGTCTCTGGATCCCGTCAGGTCGGCAAAACCACACTGGCAAAAGCCATCGTTGAACAGCAACACGGGCAATACTACAACTGGGATAACCGCCAGCATCGGCAATGGATTCTGGAAAGCGTCAGCAATATGAGCAACGCTACCCTGCTTAATCAGATGGGTGTGCATGAGTTACACGACCAGCGGGCAGTGGTGGTTTTCGACGAATTGCACAAGTACAAGGACTGGAAAAACTACCTCAAAGGCTTGTTTGACTTGTACGAACAACAACTGGCGGTGTTGGCGACGGGCAGTGCGCGGATGGATATTTTCCGCAAGGGTGGCGATAGCCTGATGGGGCGTTATTTCCATTACCGGATGCACCCCTTGAGTTTGCGTGAAATCAGTGCGCCTTTTGTCGCTGGGCAATTGCTGCAAGACCCGCATAAACCCGAACCCACTGCGCTGGAACAGTTACGCCGTTTTGGTGGTTTCCCTGAGCCATTCCTCAAAGCGGATACCCGTTTTTACAACCGTTGGCAGCAATTACGCCAGCAACAACTGATTCAGGAAGACATCCGCGACACCAATACCGTGCAAGACATCGCCCATCTGGATGTACTCGCCACCCTGTTGCGGGAACAATGTGGGCAGGTGGTGCGTTACAGCTCGCTGGCAAACCAGATCAATGTCAGTGTGGATACCATCCGCCGCTGGGTGACGCTGCTGGAAAGTTTCTACTATGCCTTTCGGGTTACGCCTTGGTTCAATAATCTTGCATCTGCCTTGCGCAAAGAGCCGAAAATCTATCTGTGGGATTGGTCGCAGGTGAAAGACATCGGTGCGAAAAACGAAAATCTGATTGCCAGCCATTTGCTCAAAGCCGTGCATTGGTGGACAGATCATGGGTTGGGCGATTACCAACTGCATTATTTGCGCACCAAAGACCAGAAAGAAGTCGATTTCCTCATCAGCCGCGATAACCAGCCCTGGTTGTTGGTGGAAGTGAAAAGTTCTGCCAACCAACCGCTTAACAAGCATCTGGGCTGGTTTCAGGAACAACTGGGTGCGGAACATGCCTTGCAGGTGGTGATGGATATGCCGTATGTGGAAGCGGATTGCTTTGCAGTGGGAAAGCCTGTGAAAGTGCCGGTGGAGACGTTGTTGATGCGGTTGGTTTGA
- a CDS encoding disulfide bond formation protein B, which yields MLTLTPKSLWLAIGLIALSLAASSFVLTAWLDLHPCYLCIFQRLLFMLIAVFGLLAATGFGEKVWGSLVLLLAGVGTATASYQTWLQLQPPGSASCAGSQPGLIEQFVYFLSDNVPSLFEVCGLCEDEELVIMGLSLANWALVSFASALVVAVWALFKRGSD from the coding sequence ATGCTAACACTAACCCCTAAATCCCTCTGGCTGGCGATTGGCCTGATCGCGCTAAGCCTCGCAGCAAGCAGCTTTGTGCTGACAGCATGGCTGGATCTCCACCCCTGCTATTTGTGTATTTTCCAGCGACTGTTATTCATGCTGATTGCGGTATTCGGGCTGCTGGCAGCAACCGGGTTTGGTGAAAAAGTGTGGGGTAGTCTGGTGCTATTGCTGGCAGGCGTGGGAACGGCTACGGCGAGTTATCAAACCTGGTTGCAATTACAGCCGCCCGGTAGTGCTTCTTGTGCGGGCAGTCAACCCGGCTTGATTGAGCAATTTGTTTATTTCCTGAGCGACAACGTGCCCAGCTTGTTTGAGGTCTGCGGTTTGTGTGAAGACGAGGAATTGGTGATTATGGGGCTTTCGCTCGCCAATTGGGCGTTGGTTTCTTTCGCGTCAGCGTTGGTCGTTGCCGTGTGGGCGTTGTTTAAACGCGGGTCAGACTAA
- a CDS encoding slipin family protein produces the protein MPDGSTCFGTDYPTATTSTRAALTVGLVDAKPQRLRLTRISHPTQTVKPARVWGNATQFLKDNAMLFKTKIIVPETHRGLLFKDEQFVEILPAGVHTFYGWKNQYRVQQFAVTGSAQTFVPDDVVSLADLHADKFATHLHRWETGEQEVGLLYQDKVLKDIKPPAQRGACWQGQRSIEIRKLDISADFKLPKALASQLLAAKDPILRAAALNAMAIATIPEGHSGFLEVDGEQHEMLTAGTHVWWKFNHTIEATQLDCRLQNMEVNGQEILTKDRVGLRINLSAMWQIVDPQQVKTALADHKDYLYRELQLALRAVVSTQTLDELLADKNLLNQSIQQTVAEKATAYGIDLKTVGARDIVLPGDMKAILAQVVEAEKKAEANQIRRREETQETRSMHNTAKVMEGNPVLLRLKELEILEKITGRISTLNVYGGLDGVMNDLVKLTDKSKAA, from the coding sequence ATGCCTGACGGCAGCACGTGTTTCGGCACGGATTACCCGACGGCAACGACCAGCACCCGCGCCGCCTTGACGGTGGGTTTGGTGGATGCGAAACCGCAACGGCTTCGGCTCACGCGGATTTCCCATCCGACACAAACCGTCAAGCCTGCACGGGTGTGGGGGAATGCCACCCAATTTTTAAAGGACAACGCCATGTTATTCAAAACCAAAATTATTGTTCCAGAAACACATCGCGGGCTGTTGTTCAAAGACGAACAGTTCGTTGAAATCCTGCCTGCGGGTGTCCACACCTTTTACGGCTGGAAAAACCAGTATCGCGTCCAGCAATTCGCCGTCACAGGCAGTGCGCAAACCTTCGTGCCGGATGATGTCGTCAGCCTTGCCGACTTGCACGCCGACAAATTCGCCACGCACCTCCATCGCTGGGAAACCGGCGAACAGGAAGTCGGTTTGCTGTACCAAGACAAGGTGCTGAAAGACATCAAGCCACCCGCACAACGTGGCGCGTGCTGGCAAGGTCAACGCAGCATTGAAATCCGCAAGCTCGACATCAGTGCCGATTTCAAATTGCCCAAAGCCTTGGCAAGCCAATTGCTGGCAGCCAAAGACCCCATCTTGCGGGCGGCGGCATTAAATGCAATGGCTATCGCCACCATCCCCGAAGGCCACAGCGGTTTTCTGGAAGTTGACGGCGAACAGCACGAAATGCTGACAGCAGGTACGCACGTTTGGTGGAAGTTCAACCACACCATCGAAGCAACCCAACTGGATTGCCGTTTGCAAAACATGGAAGTCAACGGTCAGGAAATCCTCACCAAAGACCGCGTGGGCTTGCGCATCAACCTGTCCGCCATGTGGCAGATTGTTGACCCGCAGCAAGTCAAAACGGCACTGGCAGACCACAAAGACTACCTGTACCGCGAACTGCAACTGGCGTTACGTGCAGTGGTTTCCACCCAAACGCTGGACGAATTGCTGGCAGACAAAAACCTGCTGAACCAATCCATCCAGCAAACGGTGGCGGAAAAAGCGACAGCTTACGGCATCGACCTGAAAACCGTCGGGGCGCGTGACATCGTATTGCCCGGTGATATGAAAGCGATTTTGGCGCAAGTCGTTGAAGCCGAGAAAAAGGCCGAAGCTAACCAAATCCGCCGCCGTGAAGAAACGCAGGAAACGCGCTCCATGCACAACACCGCCAAAGTCATGGAAGGCAACCCGGTCTTGCTGCGTCTCAAAGAGCTGGAAATTTTGGAAAAGATCACCGGGCGCATCAGCACCCTGAACGTCTACGGCGGTCTGGATGGCGTCATGAACGATTTGGTTAAGTTGACCGACAAGAGTAAAGCCGCATAA
- a CDS encoding NADP-dependent malic enzyme codes for MKDELDQAALDYHRFPQPGKLEVTPTKNMANQRDLALAYSPGVAAASLAIAADPACAADYTSRGNLVAVISNGTAVLGLGSIGALASKPVMEGKAVLFKKFAGVNAFDIEMDTLDVDRLVDAISLLEPTFGGINLEDIKAPECFEVEKRLKAMMKIPVFHDDQHGTAICVAAAIRNGLRVAGKNIEDVKLVCSGAGAAAIACMNLLVEMGLKKENITVNDRFGIIYKGRVEEMNPYNAAYAIDTDARTLDDVMDGVDVFLGLSAPRVLKQHHVKVMAENPLILALANPEPEIRPELVYEVRSDAIIATGRSDYPNQVNNVLCFPFLFRGALDVGATEINEAMKIAVVEAIGDLAMREASDAVVSAYGGAEFHFGRDYLIPKPFDPRLMTIIPPRVAKAAMETGVATRPITDFEAYERQLESFVFRSGMTMKPVFDKAKRNPQRIVFAEGESQRVINAAQQLVDDGVCKPILLGNPELIQRNIDAYDLRLKIGENITVVDPRNNPDYERHVAEHYAVMCRKGVTPTYSRRVMTARTTQIAAVMVRCGDADAMICGVEGNFISHLHYVRDLIGARPGLSDVAAVTMLILKQGTYFLTDTHVGDDPTAEQLADNTALAAELVAGFGMEPKAALLSHSNFGSRMNVHSAKMRRTLEILREKHPDLLVEGEMHADAALSQDIRDRMFKGCAFEGEANLLVCPDLNSANIAYNMTKTLADGLPVGPMLVGTKYPAHILTESTTVRGIVNMAAFACVEAMSRKA; via the coding sequence ATGAAAGACGAATTAGACCAAGCCGCACTCGACTACCACCGCTTCCCGCAACCGGGCAAACTCGAAGTCACCCCCACCAAAAACATGGCGAACCAGCGCGATTTGGCACTGGCGTATTCCCCCGGTGTCGCGGCAGCAAGCCTTGCGATTGCGGCTGACCCCGCGTGTGCGGCAGATTACACTTCACGCGGCAATCTGGTGGCGGTCATTTCCAACGGCACGGCGGTGTTGGGCTTGGGTTCGATTGGCGCACTCGCCTCCAAACCCGTGATGGAAGGCAAGGCGGTATTGTTCAAGAAATTTGCGGGCGTAAATGCCTTCGACATTGAAATGGACACGCTCGACGTTGACCGTTTGGTGGACGCAATCAGCTTGCTCGAACCGACATTCGGCGGCATTAACCTCGAAGATATTAAAGCCCCGGAATGTTTTGAGGTGGAAAAACGCCTTAAAGCGATGATGAAGATTCCGGTGTTCCACGACGACCAGCATGGCACGGCGATTTGTGTGGCAGCGGCAATCCGTAACGGTTTGCGCGTCGCGGGCAAGAATATCGAAGACGTGAAGTTGGTGTGTTCTGGCGCAGGTGCAGCAGCGATTGCCTGCATGAATCTGCTGGTGGAAATGGGTTTAAAGAAAGAAAACATCACCGTTAACGACCGCTTCGGCATTATCTACAAAGGGCGGGTGGAGGAGATGAACCCGTACAACGCCGCTTACGCCATCGACACCGACGCACGCACGCTGGATGACGTGATGGACGGCGTGGATGTGTTCCTCGGTTTATCCGCGCCACGGGTGTTGAAACAGCATCATGTGAAGGTGATGGCGGAAAACCCCCTGATTCTCGCGCTTGCTAACCCTGAGCCGGAAATTCGCCCCGAACTCGTGTACGAAGTACGTTCTGATGCCATCATTGCCACCGGGCGCAGCGATTACCCCAACCAAGTGAATAACGTGCTGTGCTTCCCATTCCTGTTCCGGGGCGCGTTGGATGTGGGCGCAACCGAAATCAACGAAGCGATGAAAATTGCGGTGGTCGAAGCCATTGGCGATTTGGCGATGCGCGAAGCCTCCGATGCAGTAGTTTCCGCATATGGCGGGGCGGAATTCCACTTTGGGCGCGACTACCTGATTCCCAAGCCGTTCGACCCGCGCCTGATGACCATCATTCCGCCACGAGTCGCTAAAGCAGCGATGGAAACCGGTGTGGCGACGCGCCCGATTACCGATTTCGAGGCGTATGAACGCCAACTGGAAAGCTTCGTGTTCCGCTCCGGCATGACCATGAAACCCGTTTTCGACAAAGCCAAGCGTAACCCGCAGCGCATTGTGTTTGCGGAAGGCGAATCGCAACGTGTCATCAACGCGGCGCAGCAATTGGTGGATGATGGCGTTTGCAAGCCAATTTTGCTGGGCAATCCTGAGTTGATTCAGCGCAATATTGATGCTTATGATTTGCGCTTGAAAATCGGTGAAAACATTACCGTGGTTGACCCGCGCAATAACCCCGATTACGAACGCCATGTGGCAGAACATTACGCGGTGATGTGCCGTAAAGGTGTGACACCAACCTACAGCCGTCGGGTAATGACAGCACGTACCACGCAAATTGCTGCGGTGATGGTACGTTGTGGCGATGCTGACGCGATGATTTGCGGGGTGGAGGGCAACTTTATTTCGCATCTGCATTACGTGCGTGACTTGATTGGGGCACGTCCCGGTTTGAGCGATGTGGCGGCTGTCACCATGCTGATTTTGAAGCAAGGCACGTATTTCCTCACCGATACCCACGTTGGCGATGACCCAACCGCTGAACAACTTGCGGATAACACCGCATTGGCAGCGGAACTGGTGGCAGGTTTCGGGATGGAACCCAAAGCGGCGTTGCTGTCGCATTCCAACTTCGGTAGTCGTATGAATGTGCATTCCGCGAAAATGCGCCGCACCCTAGAAATCTTGCGCGAAAAGCACCCCGATTTACTGGTGGAAGGTGAAATGCACGCGGATGCGGCGTTATCGCAAGACATCCGTGACCGCATGTTCAAAGGTTGCGCGTTTGAGGGCGAAGCCAATTTGCTGGTTTGCCCCGATCTGAATTCGGCAAATATTGCTTATAACATGACTAAAACGCTGGCAGATGGTTTACCTGTGGGGCCAATGTTGGTGGGTACAAAATACCCCGCACATATCCTCACCGAAAGCACCACGGTGCGCGGGATTGTGAACATGGCAGCCTTTGCCTGCGTCGAAGCCATGAGCCGCAAAGCTTAA
- the exaC gene encoding acetaldehyde dehydrogenase ExaC has protein sequence MQYANPNTEGAVIHFKERYENFIGGAWVAPVNGEYFDNISPVNGKPFCQIPRSSAEDIELALDAAHAAKDAWGRTSVTARSNILLKIADRIDANLEVLAVAETWDNGKAVRETLNADVPLSSDHFRYFAGCLRAQEGTMGEIDENTVAYHFHEPLGVVGQIIPWNFPLLMACWKLAPALAAGNCVVLKPAEQTPASILIMMELIADLLPPGVLNVVNGFGVEAGKALATSTRIAKIAFTGSTPVGSLIMKYAAENIIPSTVELGGKSPNIFFADVLDQEDAFVSKAVEGAVLAFFNQGEVCTCPSRLLIQESIYEKFIGMVIERSAQIKRGNPLDTEVMVGAQASQEQYDKILSYIQIGKDEGAEVITGGAVETMEAAYCEGYYIQPTLLKGTNNMRVFQEEIFGPVVSVATFKDEAEALAIANDTEFGLGAGVWTRDMNRSYRMGRGIQAGRVWTNCYHLYPAHAAFGGYKKSGVGRETHKMMLDHYQQTKNLLVSYDINPLGFF, from the coding sequence ATGCAATACGCAAATCCCAATACCGAAGGCGCAGTCATCCACTTCAAAGAACGCTATGAAAACTTCATTGGCGGTGCTTGGGTTGCCCCCGTCAACGGCGAATACTTCGACAATATTTCCCCGGTCAACGGCAAGCCGTTCTGCCAAATCCCGCGCTCCAGTGCGGAAGACATTGAACTGGCACTGGATGCTGCCCACGCTGCTAAAGATGCATGGGGCAGAACTTCCGTGACTGCACGTTCCAATATCCTGCTGAAAATCGCCGATCGCATCGACGCGAATCTGGAAGTGCTGGCAGTCGCGGAAACCTGGGATAACGGCAAAGCCGTGCGCGAAACCCTCAACGCTGACGTGCCGCTTTCCTCCGACCATTTCCGTTATTTCGCAGGCTGCTTGCGTGCACAAGAAGGCACGATGGGCGAAATCGACGAAAACACCGTCGCCTACCATTTCCATGAGCCATTAGGCGTGGTGGGTCAAATCATCCCGTGGAACTTCCCACTGCTGATGGCGTGCTGGAAACTGGCTCCGGCACTGGCAGCAGGCAACTGCGTAGTCTTGAAACCTGCCGAACAAACCCCTGCCTCCATCCTGATCATGATGGAACTGATTGCGGATTTATTGCCGCCGGGCGTACTGAACGTGGTTAACGGTTTCGGCGTAGAAGCAGGCAAAGCACTCGCCACCAGCACCCGCATTGCCAAAATCGCGTTCACCGGCTCCACCCCCGTCGGCTCGCTGATTATGAAATACGCGGCGGAAAACATTATTCCTTCCACCGTTGAACTCGGCGGCAAATCCCCGAATATTTTCTTCGCCGATGTGCTGGATCAGGAAGATGCGTTTGTCAGCAAAGCGGTCGAAGGTGCGGTACTGGCATTCTTCAACCAAGGCGAAGTCTGCACTTGCCCGTCACGCCTGCTGATTCAGGAATCCATTTACGAGAAATTCATCGGCATGGTGATCGAGCGTTCCGCACAAATCAAACGCGGCAACCCGCTGGATACCGAAGTCATGGTGGGTGCGCAAGCCTCGCAAGAGCAGTACGACAAAATCCTCAGCTACATCCAGATCGGCAAAGACGAAGGCGCGGAAGTCATTACAGGCGGCGCGGTCGAAACGATGGAAGCGGCTTACTGCGAAGGCTATTACATCCAGCCGACCTTGCTGAAAGGCACGAACAATATGCGCGTGTTCCAGGAAGAAATCTTTGGGCCGGTGGTGTCAGTGGCGACCTTCAAAGACGAAGCCGAAGCATTGGCGATTGCCAACGACACCGAATTCGGTCTGGGTGCAGGGGTGTGGACTCGTGACATGAACCGTTCTTACCGCATGGGTCGTGGCATCCAAGCCGGTCGGGTGTGGACAAACTGCTACCATCTGTATCCGGCGCACGCGGCATTTGGTGGCTACAAAAAATCCGGCGTAGGCCGCGAAACCCACAAGATGATGCTTGATCATTACCAGCAGACCAAAAACCTGCTGGTAAGCTACGACATCAATCCGTTGGGCTTCTTCTAA